TTAACTTCTGATATAGGCTAGTCCTACTCATATCTAAATCATTTGCTGTCTTTTGCTTATTTCCTTGATTCTCATTCAAGCATTCAAGAATTATACTTTTTTCTACATCGTATAGCTGCTCTTTAAGAGTGCTTCCAGCAATATATACATGGGTTTTATGAGACTGAGTAATATGAACAGGTAATGTAGAAACCTTTATTATTCTATCTGAATCGAGTAGGTTTATAGACCGCTCGATGACATTTTCTAGTTCTCTTATATTCCCCGGCCAGTCATATGCTTCTAAAGCTGCCATAGCCTTTTCACTTATGCTATCTACATGTACTCCCATTTGACTTGAAAGTTTCTTTACTAGAGCTTTTGCAAGTGGTCTTATATCATCTTTTCTTTTTCTTAGAGGCTCTATATTAACGCTCATTACATTAAGTCTATAATACAAATCTTCTCTAAAATTAGCAGACTTAACTTCTTCTTCGAGGTTTTTATTGGTTGCAGATATTATTCTTACATTAATAGGTCTAGTTTTAGTTGAGCCAATCCTTTCAATTTCTCTTTCTTGAAGAACTCTAAGAAGTTTAACTTGCATCTGAAGAGGCATATCTCCGATTTCATCTAAGAATATACTTCCTCCATTTGCAAGCTCAAATTTACCAACCTTGCCTTCTTTCTTTGCTCCAGTAAAAGCTCCACCTTCATAGCCAAATAACTCAGATTCTAAAAGCTCAGAAGGGATAGCTGCACAGTTTATCTTAACAAAAGGTCCAGAAGCTCTGTCACTTGCATTGTGAATTGCATGAGCAAAAAGCTCTTTTCCAGTTCCACTTTCTCCCATAATAAGTACATTCGAATCTGACATTGCTGCTCTTTGGCAGATATTTTTTACTTCCATAAGAGATTTGCTCTCACCAATTATATTTGAAAATGAGTATTTGGCACTTTTTTGTTTTTTAAGCTGATCCTTATAATATTTAATTTCTTTTTCCATAGTTATGATTTTTTTTGACATATCATAAAAATCAGTTATGTCCTTGAATATAACTTTCCCTATGGCTCCTATAATTTTATTGTCTTTAATAATAGGAAGTCTTGAGGCTATAACCTGCTGACCTTTAATTATCTGTATTTCCCCAATTTGAGTTTTTCCAGTTTTAACAATATCATGAAGTTTTGTATTTTCGATAACTTCAGTAACATGCTTGCCTTCAGGAACCATATCTCCTATAAATTCCTTATAGCCTTTGCTCATCATCATGATATAGCCTTTATCATCTATTATTACTAGCCATTCATAAGCATTATTAAGAATAACATTTAATATTTCTTTATAATCTAAATTATCTTTGTTTTCTTTTAAGAATATGTTGTTTTCATTATCCATAAAAGTATTATCCCTTCTAAATCCCATAATTATAATTTTAAGCAGATTGCTTATTTAAAGAAAATAAGTTGATTTGATTGATTTTCTTTGGGTCAAATTTAAAAAATTTGTATATCGCTCCTAGTAAAGGTCCTCCTAAAAATGTATTTACAATTGTTCCTATTCCAAAAGTACCTCCTAGTAATATTCCTAAAACTAGAACAGTAGCTTCAATTATTGTTCTTATGTATGAAACTGGTTTTCCCGTTATTTTTATGAGACCTATCATTAAGCTGTCTCTCGGTCCACAGCCAAGCTCACAGCTCATGTACATATAGCCTCCGAGGTGAAAAATAAAGAGCCCTACAAATAAGTAAATAAGTCTAGTAGGCATATCTACAGGAATCCCAATAAAAGCTAATGAATCGACAATATCAATAAAAAGGCCAATAAAGTACATGTTTAAAATAGTACCTATTCCTGGATAAATTTTAATAAAAATAGCTATAATAAGAACTGCTATACCTATCATTTGGTTAATTCTGCCAAATGATATGCCTGTAATTACAGTTAGTCCTTCATTAAACGCTCCCCAAGAATTTAAACCTAGTTTTGAAGCTTTCATTATATTTGTACCAATTGCAATGAGTATAAATCCCATCATAAGTTTTGGCAATCTTTTAAATATAACATCCAAATTCTGCAACCCATCATCTCCAGTATTATATTAAAAATAATACTGCAGCTGTCAAAACAGTGCAGTATTACAGTAAAGGTCTTTATTTGTGATTTATTTTTTATTAAATGAATCTTTTAAAGACACTATTCTATTAAAAACAAGATGATTTTGTGTTGTATCTTTCGTATCAACAACAAAGTATCCATGTCTGTTAAACTGATATTTATCATCTTTTTTTGCATCCTCAAAGCTTTTTTCTAAATAACATTCATCTAGAACTTTTAGTGAATTAGCATTGTAAACATAGCCTTCCTCGTCATTCTCGCTTTTTACAAAAAGATAGTCATAAAGTCTAACACTTGCTTTAACATTATGAGTAGCGCTCACCCAGTGGATAGTACCTTTCACTTTTCTACCTGTAAAGCCAGTTCCTGATTTAGTCTCAGGATCATAGGTGCAACGCACTTCTACTATATTGCCTGCGTCATCCTTAATAACCTCTTCACATTTAACAAAATATGCATTTCTAAGTCTAACTTCATTTCCTGGGAATAATCTATAATATTTTGATGGAGGATTTTCCATAAAATCATCTCTCTCAATATATAGCTCCTTAGTAAATGGAATCTTTCTATTACCTAGTTCAGGATTTTCTGAATTATTTTCTGCATCCAGATACTCTACTTCGCCTTCAGGATAATTAGTAATAACAAGCTTGAGAGGGTCTAGTACAGCCATTTTTCTATGGGCAGTAAGTTTTAAATCTTCTCTTATGCAATGCTCTAAAAGTGAAATATCAACTTCACTATTTGCTTTTGATACACCTATCTTCTCAGCAAAGGTTCTTATCGATGACGGAGTATATCCTCTTCTTCTAAGTCCTGAAATAGTAGACATTCTTGGGTCATCCCAACCTTGCACTAGTTTTTCATCAACTAATTTTTTGAGATATCTCTTACTCATAACCATATTAGTCATCTCTAACCTTGCAAACTCTATTTGCTTTGGTGGATTATTCCACTCAGTTTCAATTAGTACCCAATCATAAAAAGGTCTATGCGCTTCAAATTCAAGTGTACATATAGAATGAGTAATCCCTTCAATTGCATCTTCAAGTGGATGAGCGTAATCATACATAGGGTAGATGCACCATGCATCACCTGTTCTATGGTGACTAGCGTGAACTATACGATAAAGTGCAGGGTCTCTCATATTCATATTTGGAGAAGCCATGTCTATCTTAGCTCTTAGAGTCATTTGTCCTTCTGCAAATTCTCCAGCTCTCATTTTTTCAAAAAGACTTAAGCTTTCTTCTATTGGCCTATTTCTATAAGGGCTGTCTTTTCCAGGAGTATCAAAGTTACCTCTATATTCTCTCATCTGCTCAGGAGTAAGCTCACAAACATATGCTTTGTCCTTTTTTATTAGCTTTACAGCGAGCTGATACATTTCTTCAAAATAATCAGATGCAAAAAGAAGCTCGTCCCATTCAAAACCAAGCCATTTTACGTCTTCTTTTATAGATTCTACATACTCAACTTCTTCTTTAACTGGATTTGTATCATCAAATCTCAAATTGCATTTTCCATTGTATTTTATTGCAGTTCCAAAGTTAAGGCAAATGGATTTTGCATGACCTATATGTAAATAACCATTCGGCTCTGGAGGAAATCTAGTGTATACTTTCTGACCATAAGTACCTTTTTTCAAATCTTCATCTATGATGTTATGAATAAAATTAGATTGAATAATAGCAGATTCTGCACTCATATTTTTATCATTACTGTTCATAATTTCACCCCTTAGTTATTTTAATATTTAATTTATTATAGCATTATAACAAAAAATATACTAAATGACTAGACAACTACGAATTAAGTTGCATACAAAATACTTAAAATATATAATTGTTTGATAGAACTAGAAAATAAAAAATCAAGGTGGTACCTATGTTCGAAATTGCAAAAAATTTAATACATAGCTTAAATTTTGTACTTATAATAACTTTCATAATTTCTAATCTTCCTGCATTTAAAAGATTTATTCAAAAAGATGAGTACTCACGATTTGACTTAGTTATTTTGGGGATAATTTTTTCTTTTTTTGGTATAGCTGGTACCTACCTTGGTACCAATGTAAATGGTGCTGTAGCGAGCACTAGAATAATTGGTGTCATGGCAGGTGGGATTTTATGTGGGCCATTTGTTGGCATTGTTTCTGGAATAATTACAGGCATACATAGGATACTATACGATATACAAGGTATAACCTCTATTGCTTGTGGACTTACCACTGTAATAGCTGGTTTTGTATCCGCTTTTATATATACTCGAGATAAAAAATATTCAAAATGGGTTTATGGTCTAATTGGAGGAATATTTGTTGTAAGTATAGAAATGTTACTAGTTCTATTTATATCAAGGCCTACATACATGGCTTTTAATATAGTGAAAAGTATCTATCTTCCTCTTAGTTTCGCTAATGCAATTGGGATATGTATTGTTATCCTCTTAATACAGAAAATCTTTGATGAAAAAGACCAGACTTCAGCAATTCAGGCTCAGCTTTCTTTAGAAATAGCTAATAAAACACTGCCCTATTTTAGAGATATAAATGATGAATCTCTTCAAAAAATTTGTTCTATTATTAAGGATTCAACTGATTTAGCGGCTGTATCTATAACAGATAAGCATAGAGTACTTGCATATAGCGGTTTAGATTGTGACTATCATAGCAAAAAACATCCTATTAACCCTCTAACAACAGGAACCGTTTTTGATACAGGCAAGCATTTAATTTTGAACACTTCTGAAGAAATAAAGTGTAAGAATTTGGACTGCAATTTAAAATCATGTATCATAGTTCCTCTATACGAAGGCAACGAGGTAACAAAAACTTTAAAGCTATATTCAACAAAAGAAAAAGGTATATCCTATACTCATGAAAAATTGGCTTTAGGATTATCTCAGCTCATGTCAACCCAAATGGAATTAAGCAAAGTTACAAACCTTAAAGCCTTGGCTACAAAAGCAGAAATTAAAGCTCTACAAGCTCAGATTAATCCTCACTTTTTATTTAACTCCTTAAATACAATAGTTTCTTTTGTAAGAATCAATCCTGATAAAGCTAGAGACTTAATAGTTAACTTATCCGTGTTCTTAAGATACAATATTGAGGAATCAAATGGTTTCGTCGATATTACTAAAGAAATAGACCAAGTAAAAGCATATATCGCTATAGAGCAAGCAAGATTTGGAGATAAACTAAAAATTGAATATGATATTGACAATGATATTAAACTTACTATTCCTTCATTGATAATTCAGCCCATAGTAGAAAATGCTATAAAGCATGGTGTTTTAGAATCAAATGGAAAAGGTAAGGTTGTTATAAGTATTAAAAAACAAAATGAGGATTCAGTTTTAGTAACTATTGAAGATGACGGTTTTGGAGTTCCAGACGAAGTGATAGATAGTTTGTACTCTGAAACTCATAGTCAAAATAAAATTGGTATGGCCAATGTACATAATAGACTTAAGCATCTTTATGGTAATGGACTTAAAATTGAAAATTTAAAAATTGGTACAAAAATTAGCTTTGTTTTAAAGCAAAAGGAGGCTGTATTGTGAATTGCATCATTGTAGACGATGAGTTTCCAGCTATCAAAGAATTAGAGTATTTCATTAAAAACTTTAGTACAATTAAAATAGAAAATACATTTGAGAGCAGTATTGAAGCCTTAGAATACATACAAGAGAAGTCTGTTGATGTTATATTTTTAGATATACATATGCCAAAACTAGATGGAATGAGTTTTTCTAGGGTGATAAAAACTCTCAAAATAAAACCTCTAATAGTATTTATCAGTGCATACAGTGACTATGCCGTTGAAGCCTTTGAAGTCTGCGCATTTGATTATATTCTTAAACCTTATTCTCAAAACAGAATAGTAGAAACCCTCTCAAAGCTAGAGCAAACTTCAACCTCTAGCTGTTTACAGAATACTATAACCCTATGGCAAAATGAAAAATTTATTGTTCTTGACTATAATCAAATTTATTTCTGTAAGGCTAACAAACATGAAGTCCACGTGTATACAAAAACAGACGAATATATACTCCATACCTGCTTAACTGATTTTTATTTAAAACTTCCTCATGATAAGTTTTTTAAAACGCATCGATCATATATTGTGAATTTAGATAAAATATCTGAAATAATTCCTTGGTTTAATAACACCTATGTATTAAAGCTAAAAGGACTTAATGAAGAAATACCAGTTAGTCGTCAAAATATATCCCAATTCAAAACTTTAATGCGCATCTGAGTGTAACTCAGGTGTTTTTTTTGTCATTTCATGCTTGCATTATTAATTTTTAGAATATTTTGTTTATAATTCGAAGTAGTGGCCTAACTAGAAAATTATTATACGAGGAGGTGAATCCATGATATATGAAGAGTATATAAAGATACTAAAAAGTAGATTTTCTAAACATTTCCACATTAATACAGACGTTGAAATACTAGGAGAAAAAGTAGATTTTCAGGCAAAATTTTCCCAAGTAAGTGGAAGAACATTCGTAACTCAAAATGATATCATCGATAGGTATGAAAACTACGAAAATTGTTATATAAAATATATTCCTGAATTGGATTTAGCTAAGGCTACTATGTATACAGAATTCTTAAAGAATATTGTTAATGAAACTGTCAATCCAAGCCAGGATCATATGAGTACATATATTACAGGTGTAATTCTTACAAATAATGTAGACCCAGAAACTATATACTTCATTAATAATTTTAAGTTTAGCAAGGTATACTCTTTTTATCTTAAAGGCTGGTGTGATATTCGCTTAATTTGTGTAAATCTCGAAACTCAAGAAGTCATTTCAAATAAGCACGGCAAAAAGGTTAAAGAAGCCTACAAATTAACTTCATAAAAATATACCTTCATACTTATTAACAAACTAATAGAAGATATATTTAACAAAACTAAATTATAAAATATAGCTCGGGGAGGTATAAAATGAATTCATTAATACTTTTATTCATAGGAATTATTCTTTTTTTAGGAGCATACAGCATTTATGGAGGCTTTTTAGCAAAAAAATGGGGAGTAGATTCAAAAATAAAAACTCCAGCCCACACCTTGCGTGATGATATTGACTATTGTCCAGCTAGTGCTAAAGTGCTTCTTGGCCATCATTTTTCTTCAATTGCTGGTGCTGGACCAATAACAGGACCAATACAGGCAGCAGTTTTCGGATGGCTTCCTGTATATCTTTGGATATTACTTGGTAGTATCTTTGTCGGAGGAGTTCATGATTGGGGAGCACTGTTCGCTTCAGTAAGACATGAAGGAAAATCGATTGGAGAAATAATTAGAGTAAATATAGGCGAAACAGGAAAAAAACTTTTTAACTTCTTTGCCTACTTGACTCTTATTCTTGTAGTTGCTGCATTTACTGATATTTGTGCTGGCACCTTTGCTTTCGATCCTGCTGCTCCAGAGAATCTAACTGGTGCTAGAGCTGGTACAGCTTCTATTTTATTCATAATTTTAGCAATGAGCTTTGGATACTTTGTGTATAGAAAAGGTGCAAGCTTACTTTTATCTACAGTAATTGGAGTCGTATTATTATTTGGATGTATTTATCTAGGTTATCAATTCCCAGTTCTAAAACTTTCAAAATTAACTTGGGATATCATACTTCTAGTTTACATATTCCTAGCATCTACTATGCCTGTTTGGCTACTCCTTCAGCCAAGAGATTACCTTTGTTCATTCCTACTATATGCTATGCTAGCTGGATCAGTGATAGGTATACTTATAGTTAGACCTACTATGGTAATACCAGCTGTTACAAGTTTTTCTGTTGGGCAGGGTGCTCAAACTCAATACCTTTTCCCTATGCTGTTTGTTATAGTTGCTTGCGGAGCTGTTTCAGGCTTTCACTCTTTGGTTGCATCAGGCACAAGCTCAAAACAGCTTAACAGTGAATCAGATACGAAGCTAATTGGATATGGTGCTATGCTAATCGAAGGAATCGTCGCTATAATAGCACTTATCGCTGTAGGCTATGTTAAAGATGCTACTGGAACTCCTGCTCAAATTTTTGCAAGTGGAGTAGCTGAATTTATGAGCAAATTTGGAATTCCTACTTCATTAGGTTCAGTGTTTGTCATATTAGCTTTCTCAGCATTTGCTCTTACCAGTCTTGATACTGCAACTAGAATAGGTAGATACATGTTCCAAGAAATGACTACAAAGGAAGATGGAAGCACAACTGTTTTAAGTAACATGTATGTTTCTACTGCTGTAACAGTTGGATTATCTGCTTTGCTTTTATCTTTTGGATACCAAAAAATTTGGCCTATATTTGGATCAGCAAATCAGTTATTAGCAGGGCTATCGCTACTTGCTGTCTCAGCATGGCTAGCAAAATCAGGTAAGGATAATAAAATGACTGTTCTACCTATGATATTCATGTTTGCAGTAACCTTATCAGCTTTAGCATTAGTTGCTAAAAATAACCTTCTTGGAGGAAATTTAGTAATCGCTGCTATAGCAGCTGTTTTATTCATATTAGCAATTGTATTGATTGTAACAACTTTCAAATTATTCTTTGGTAAGAAAGATAAAAACACTCATAAAGCTAGTGCTTAAATTAATTGTAGAATCTCCATTTTAATACAATCAAAAATTGCTAATGAGGTATTATAAGATTCTAAGGAAGGCAAAGCAACCAGAAAACTTCTTAATCTAATCAAAATAAAAGGTGGTTGAATTTTAATTAAATTCTAACCACCTTTTTATAAATCAATAACTCTAAATTTTATATTGCATTACTATATAGCTATTAGTCTTATTGCTTGTATTCACTTATTACTTCAAAGCTTATAACTACCTTGAACAAATCCCCATCTATATAAATGTTAAAATCTCCTCCTTGCAATTCTGTAAAGCTCTTTGCAATTGATAATCCTAATCCTGAGCCATCTGTATTTCTAGATTTATCTCCCCTAACAAATCTTTCAGCAATATCATTTGGATTAAAATTCATCTCATAGGCAGATATATTTTTAAATACAATTAAAGCCTTATTCATATTTAAGCTCACATCAATATACACTCTAGAGCTTGGCAAAGAATATTTGAGAATATTGCTTATTAAATTATCAAAGATTCTATAGGTTCTTTTCCCATCTAAATTACATATGATTTTTTGTTCTGAATCAGGAAGCTGAATTTTAAATAATAAACCACTGGCACTTATTTCATTTTCATTTTCAGCGATTGTCTGTCTTAATAGCGATACTAAGTCCAATGATGATTTATTAAAGCTTATATTTCCACTTGCCGCTTTACTTGCTTCAAAAAGATCTTCTATCAGCAAAGTCAGCCTTTGTGATTTCTGCTCTAAAATTTCTATATATTCCTTTTGGGTTTCAGACATATCATTCTCTTTTTTCAATAAATCAATATATGAAATTATAGATGTAAGAGGTGTTTTTAAATCATGAGAAACATTTGAAATAAGCTCTGTTTTAAGATTTTGACTTTTAATTTCTTCATCTACTGCAATTTTAAATCCTTCACTAATACTATTTAGCTTTTCTAATATGGGATTAAAAATCCCAAGATTCAACTCCATATGCTGATTAAAGTTTCCAAGAGAAATCTCATCTGTCACCATATATAATTGTTCTAGCTCGCACATTCTGTCTTTTAGATAACTAAAAATAAATAAAGAATAAATTATTGCAATGCACATACCAAGTACAACCGAGCCAAACAATGAATAGCTCCCACCCATTCCAAATACAATATAGAGAAAAACAAACGATGTAAAAAAAACAATTATCCATACTATTATAAGATTAATTCCAAGCACAAGCATCAGCTTCCTATTTTTAGTATTTGATATATCAAAACTCATAAGTTTACTAAAAGTACTATTAAGTTTTTTAAATAGTTTTAAGAAAAACTTTCCTATTAAGCTCTTTTTTATACATGACTCATATATTCCAGAATTAAATACGTTTTTTATATCAGAAACTAAAACATATAAAGCCGTATATAAAAATATGGTCACTGGTATTCCAATTAAGTAGAAAAAAATATTTGCATCTGAA
This portion of the Acetoanaerobium noterae genome encodes:
- a CDS encoding sigma-54 interaction domain-containing protein, coding for MDNENNIFLKENKDNLDYKEILNVILNNAYEWLVIIDDKGYIMMMSKGYKEFIGDMVPEGKHVTEVIENTKLHDIVKTGKTQIGEIQIIKGQQVIASRLPIIKDNKIIGAIGKVIFKDITDFYDMSKKIITMEKEIKYYKDQLKKQKSAKYSFSNIIGESKSLMEVKNICQRAAMSDSNVLIMGESGTGKELFAHAIHNASDRASGPFVKINCAAIPSELLESELFGYEGGAFTGAKKEGKVGKFELANGGSIFLDEIGDMPLQMQVKLLRVLQEREIERIGSTKTRPINVRIISATNKNLEEEVKSANFREDLYYRLNVMSVNIEPLRKRKDDIRPLAKALVKKLSSQMGVHVDSISEKAMAALEAYDWPGNIRELENVIERSINLLDSDRIIKVSTLPVHITQSHKTHVYIAGSTLKEQLYDVEKSIILECLNENQGNKQKTANDLDMSRTSLYQKLKSYGID
- a CDS encoding carbon starvation CstA family protein; this encodes MNSLILLFIGIILFLGAYSIYGGFLAKKWGVDSKIKTPAHTLRDDIDYCPASAKVLLGHHFSSIAGAGPITGPIQAAVFGWLPVYLWILLGSIFVGGVHDWGALFASVRHEGKSIGEIIRVNIGETGKKLFNFFAYLTLILVVAAFTDICAGTFAFDPAAPENLTGARAGTASILFIILAMSFGYFVYRKGASLLLSTVIGVVLLFGCIYLGYQFPVLKLSKLTWDIILLVYIFLASTMPVWLLLQPRDYLCSFLLYAMLAGSVIGILIVRPTMVIPAVTSFSVGQGAQTQYLFPMLFVIVACGAVSGFHSLVASGTSSKQLNSESDTKLIGYGAMLIEGIVAIIALIAVGYVKDATGTPAQIFASGVAEFMSKFGIPTSLGSVFVILAFSAFALTSLDTATRIGRYMFQEMTTKEDGSTTVLSNMYVSTAVTVGLSALLLSFGYQKIWPIFGSANQLLAGLSLLAVSAWLAKSGKDNKMTVLPMIFMFAVTLSALALVAKNNLLGGNLVIAAIAAVLFILAIVLIVTTFKLFFGKKDKNTHKASA
- a CDS encoding sensor histidine kinase; translated protein: MDTSLNQSEELIKQKASDSGIKLISVIILLALISVGLYNPLKSIIFPDNQYINTYQSSESFVNYIENMTWDLLEKNSSKDEFDFYQKNQYKDVTYYLQVKDELATLVTNTNLLPNQILSKSKQSSSFYIHIKLDENLQAISKDSSMDETWEDNIVTTFERLLASREDIKGKELELLLMIPKNVYLKNGALEDNIKNFYLERYMILILAIGSIIMFLILVWAGFTNTLRQQNNSFIKAMNKIPMEVKCLIYILFGVGFALTMELLFNDNLSRYYSPKLKFETIISDANIFFYLIGIPVTIFLYTALYVLVSDIKNVFNSGIYESCIKKSLIGKFFLKLFKKLNSTFSKLMSFDISNTKNRKLMLVLGINLIIVWIIVFFTSFVFLYIVFGMGGSYSLFGSVVLGMCIAIIYSLFIFSYLKDRMCELEQLYMVTDEISLGNFNQHMELNLGIFNPILEKLNSISEGFKIAVDEEIKSQNLKTELISNVSHDLKTPLTSIISYIDLLKKENDMSETQKEYIEILEQKSQRLTLLIEDLFEASKAASGNISFNKSSLDLVSLLRQTIAENENEISASGLLFKIQLPDSEQKIICNLDGKRTYRIFDNLISNILKYSLPSSRVYIDVSLNMNKALIVFKNISAYEMNFNPNDIAERFVRGDKSRNTDGSGLGLSIAKSFTELQGGDFNIYIDGDLFKVVISFEVISEYKQ
- a CDS encoding YczE/YyaS/YitT family protein, producing the protein MQNLDVIFKRLPKLMMGFILIAIGTNIMKASKLGLNSWGAFNEGLTVITGISFGRINQMIGIAVLIIAIFIKIYPGIGTILNMYFIGLFIDIVDSLAFIGIPVDMPTRLIYLFVGLFIFHLGGYMYMSCELGCGPRDSLMIGLIKITGKPVSYIRTIIEATVLVLGILLGGTFGIGTIVNTFLGGPLLGAIYKFFKFDPKKINQINLFSLNKQSA
- a CDS encoding LytR/AlgR family response regulator transcription factor, translating into MNCIIVDDEFPAIKELEYFIKNFSTIKIENTFESSIEALEYIQEKSVDVIFLDIHMPKLDGMSFSRVIKTLKIKPLIVFISAYSDYAVEAFEVCAFDYILKPYSQNRIVETLSKLEQTSTSSCLQNTITLWQNEKFIVLDYNQIYFCKANKHEVHVYTKTDEYILHTCLTDFYLKLPHDKFFKTHRSYIVNLDKISEIIPWFNNTYVLKLKGLNEEIPVSRQNISQFKTLMRI
- a CDS encoding glutamine--tRNA ligase/YqeY domain fusion protein, producing MNSNDKNMSAESAIIQSNFIHNIIDEDLKKGTYGQKVYTRFPPEPNGYLHIGHAKSICLNFGTAIKYNGKCNLRFDDTNPVKEEVEYVESIKEDVKWLGFEWDELLFASDYFEEMYQLAVKLIKKDKAYVCELTPEQMREYRGNFDTPGKDSPYRNRPIEESLSLFEKMRAGEFAEGQMTLRAKIDMASPNMNMRDPALYRIVHASHHRTGDAWCIYPMYDYAHPLEDAIEGITHSICTLEFEAHRPFYDWVLIETEWNNPPKQIEFARLEMTNMVMSKRYLKKLVDEKLVQGWDDPRMSTISGLRRRGYTPSSIRTFAEKIGVSKANSEVDISLLEHCIREDLKLTAHRKMAVLDPLKLVITNYPEGEVEYLDAENNSENPELGNRKIPFTKELYIERDDFMENPPSKYYRLFPGNEVRLRNAYFVKCEEVIKDDAGNIVEVRCTYDPETKSGTGFTGRKVKGTIHWVSATHNVKASVRLYDYLFVKSENDEEGYVYNANSLKVLDECYLEKSFEDAKKDDKYQFNRHGYFVVDTKDTTQNHLVFNRIVSLKDSFNKK
- a CDS encoding LytS/YhcK type 5TM receptor domain-containing protein, producing the protein MFEIAKNLIHSLNFVLIITFIISNLPAFKRFIQKDEYSRFDLVILGIIFSFFGIAGTYLGTNVNGAVASTRIIGVMAGGILCGPFVGIVSGIITGIHRILYDIQGITSIACGLTTVIAGFVSAFIYTRDKKYSKWVYGLIGGIFVVSIEMLLVLFISRPTYMAFNIVKSIYLPLSFANAIGICIVILLIQKIFDEKDQTSAIQAQLSLEIANKTLPYFRDINDESLQKICSIIKDSTDLAAVSITDKHRVLAYSGLDCDYHSKKHPINPLTTGTVFDTGKHLILNTSEEIKCKNLDCNLKSCIIVPLYEGNEVTKTLKLYSTKEKGISYTHEKLALGLSQLMSTQMELSKVTNLKALATKAEIKALQAQINPHFLFNSLNTIVSFVRINPDKARDLIVNLSVFLRYNIEESNGFVDITKEIDQVKAYIAIEQARFGDKLKIEYDIDNDIKLTIPSLIIQPIVENAIKHGVLESNGKGKVVISIKKQNEDSVLVTIEDDGFGVPDEVIDSLYSETHSQNKIGMANVHNRLKHLYGNGLKIENLKIGTKISFVLKQKEAVL